Proteins encoded by one window of Streptomyces sp. LX-29:
- a CDS encoding dolichyl-phosphate beta-glucosyltransferase, with protein sequence MSSAPAGHGPPTSGTVDLTVVVPAYNEEHRLPRTLDAICRYLRASPGRHADWEVVVVDDGSTDATGAVVREAAASEPRIRLLCPPSTAAPSASFARNHGKGHAVRMGVLASRGRRVLVTDADLATPIEELASLHDRLDAGWAAAIGSRAHPGADIEVRQHPLRQLLGRAGNRVIRAVAVPGIRDTQCGFKLFDGDRARAALGRSRVDGWSIDVEILRMFHEAGWPVAEVPVRWAHQTGSKVRPLDYGRVLFEVLRLRAGGALRRVRPADRVVLLGYVLLSVWLYKGLWADLDRGYLADSGHDQNQWEWFFAVTAKNVFELNDPFFTTLQNMPLGVNLMANTTMLGLSVPLAPVTALLGPGVTWALVLTGGLAGTAAAWYWLLVKWFVRSRRAAALGGALCAFAPPMISHANAHPNFAVLFVMPLIVDRLLRLCGPHPGAAGRERTGRRGTLRDGVILGLLLTYQVFLGEEALLLAAMGLLLFAVGYAAARPAVALAVLRPLSRGLALAMGVALLLLCYPLGWQFFGEQSYASVLHGPNGNPPRALVEFAGRSLAGDEATADALALNRTEQNAFFGWPLVVVVLAVVVRLWRDPRVRGLAVVAVGASVLSLGRTIPMPGTEGELPGPWRLFADLPLFESVIESRMAMVAVPAAGILLALACDRLTGPDRRPAPVGPAAQEPAVAAERATADEEHTGDAKRATGDAEHAIGDAERPTGAADSGGADSGAADSGGERPRGERLGGAGRPTGTGRTIAGVRVWRAVGWAAVVAALLPIAPTPMTTVDRRAVPSFVADGTWRDFLPKGYSLVPVPLPGPGRAEALHWQAKADLGFPIPGGYFNGPYGPDRIGIYGPVNRPTADLLEEALRTGQVPEIGPAQRHALWQDLRFWRAGVVVLAPQPGDQVLRVTVERLLGAPGRWIGGMWIWQVPGVHTDVDENGGHGGT encoded by the coding sequence ATGTCTTCCGCCCCAGCCGGCCACGGTCCGCCGACGTCCGGCACCGTCGACCTGACGGTCGTGGTGCCCGCGTACAACGAGGAGCACCGGCTGCCCCGGACCCTCGACGCGATCTGCCGCTATCTACGCGCCTCGCCCGGTCGCCACGCCGACTGGGAGGTCGTCGTCGTCGACGACGGATCCACGGACGCCACCGGGGCCGTCGTCCGCGAGGCGGCCGCGTCCGAGCCGCGCATCCGACTGCTGTGCCCGCCGTCGACCGCCGCACCGTCGGCCTCCTTCGCGCGCAACCACGGCAAGGGACACGCGGTGCGCATGGGAGTGCTCGCCTCCCGTGGCCGCCGGGTCCTGGTGACCGACGCCGACCTGGCCACCCCCATCGAGGAGTTGGCGTCGCTGCACGACCGGCTCGACGCCGGCTGGGCCGCCGCCATCGGCTCCCGGGCCCACCCGGGCGCCGACATCGAGGTGCGCCAGCATCCGCTGCGACAGCTCCTGGGCCGGGCCGGCAACCGGGTCATACGGGCCGTCGCCGTCCCCGGGATACGGGACACGCAGTGCGGCTTCAAGCTCTTCGACGGCGACCGTGCGCGCGCGGCCCTGGGGCGTTCCCGGGTCGACGGCTGGAGCATCGACGTGGAGATCCTGCGGATGTTCCACGAGGCCGGATGGCCGGTGGCCGAAGTGCCGGTGCGCTGGGCGCACCAGACGGGGTCCAAGGTGCGGCCGCTGGACTACGGCCGGGTGCTGTTCGAGGTCCTGCGGCTGCGGGCCGGGGGCGCCCTGCGGCGGGTGCGGCCCGCCGACCGGGTCGTGCTGCTCGGCTACGTGCTGCTCTCCGTATGGCTCTACAAGGGGCTGTGGGCGGACCTCGACCGCGGCTACCTCGCCGACAGCGGGCACGACCAGAACCAGTGGGAGTGGTTCTTCGCGGTGACCGCGAAGAACGTCTTCGAGCTGAACGACCCGTTCTTCACCACGCTGCAGAACATGCCGCTCGGCGTGAACCTGATGGCGAACACCACCATGTTGGGGCTGTCGGTTCCGCTGGCTCCCGTCACCGCGCTCCTCGGCCCGGGCGTCACCTGGGCGCTGGTGCTCACCGGCGGCCTGGCCGGTACCGCGGCCGCCTGGTACTGGCTGTTGGTCAAGTGGTTCGTGCGGTCACGTCGCGCCGCCGCGCTCGGCGGGGCGCTCTGCGCCTTCGCGCCCCCGATGATCTCGCACGCCAACGCACACCCGAACTTCGCGGTGCTGTTCGTGATGCCGCTGATCGTCGACCGGCTGCTCCGGCTGTGTGGCCCGCACCCCGGCGCGGCGGGCCGGGAGCGGACGGGGCGTCGTGGCACCCTTCGGGACGGCGTGATCCTCGGGCTGCTCCTGACGTACCAGGTCTTCCTCGGCGAGGAGGCGCTGCTGCTGGCCGCCATGGGCCTGTTGCTCTTCGCGGTGGGCTACGCGGCCGCGCGGCCGGCCGTCGCGCTCGCGGTCCTGCGACCGCTGTCGCGCGGGCTCGCCCTCGCCATGGGCGTCGCCCTTCTGCTGCTCTGCTACCCCCTCGGCTGGCAGTTCTTCGGCGAGCAGAGCTACGCCAGCGTGTTGCACGGTCCGAACGGCAACCCGCCGCGCGCGCTGGTGGAGTTCGCTGGCCGCTCCCTGGCGGGCGACGAGGCGACCGCCGACGCCCTCGCCCTCAACCGCACCGAGCAGAACGCCTTCTTCGGCTGGCCGCTGGTGGTCGTCGTCCTCGCGGTGGTGGTCCGGCTGTGGCGGGACCCGCGGGTGCGGGGCCTGGCCGTGGTCGCCGTCGGGGCGTCGGTGCTGTCGCTGGGGCGCACCATCCCCATGCCGGGAACGGAGGGTGAACTGCCGGGCCCGTGGCGGCTGTTCGCCGACCTGCCGCTGTTCGAGTCGGTGATCGAATCACGGATGGCGATGGTGGCCGTGCCCGCGGCGGGCATCCTCCTGGCCCTCGCCTGCGACCGCCTCACCGGGCCGGACCGTCGACCCGCGCCGGTGGGACCCGCCGCGCAGGAGCCCGCCGTCGCCGCGGAACGTGCCACCGCCGACGAGGAACACACCGGCGACGCGAAACGTGCCACCGGCGACGCGGAACACGCCATCGGCGACGCCGAACGTCCCACCGGGGCCGCGGACTCCGGAGGTGCGGACTCCGGCGCCGCGGACTCCGGTGGGGAGCGCCCCCGTGGCGAGCGACTTGGCGGTGCCGGGCGGCCCACCGGCACCGGGCGCACGATCGCCGGTGTGCGGGTGTGGCGGGCCGTGGGATGGGCGGCGGTCGTCGCCGCGCTCCTCCCGATCGCGCCCACGCCGATGACGACCGTCGACCGACGCGCGGTCCCCTCCTTCGTCGCCGACGGCACCTGGCGCGACTTCCTGCCGAAGGGCTACAGCCTCGTCCCGGTGCCGCTGCCCGGCCCCGGTCGTGCCGAGGCCCTGCACTGGCAGGCCAAGGCCGACCTCGGCTTCCCGATCCCCGGCGGCTACTTCAACGGTCCGTACGGCCCCGACCGCATCGGCATCTACGGTCCGGTGAACCGGCCCACCGCCGACCTCCTGGAAGAGGCCCTCCGCACCGGACAGGTCCCGGAGATCGGCCCCGCTCAGCGGCACGCCCTGTGGCAGGACCTCCGCTTCTGGCGGGCCGGAGTGGTGGTGCTCGCTCCGCAACCCGGTGACCAGGTGCTGCGTGTCACCGTAGAGCGGCTGTTGGGGGCGCCGGGGCGGTGGATCGGAGGCATGTGGATATGGCAGGTGCCCGGGGTGCACACGGATGTGGACGAGAACGGCGGGCATGGGGGAACGTGA
- a CDS encoding SigE family RNA polymerase sigma factor: MGEREGGNMIGTGSADRTEDERAYTEYVSARLPALRRIAHLLCKDPHRADDIVQTTLTRLYVHWRRARAADDLDRYVHTMLVRCFLNEQRLGWARVRLSGAPHETPGLPPAAGGPDIETRAVVHTALSRIPARQRAVLVLRFLCDLPVAEVAGILGCSEGNVKSQSARGLTRLRAQLGDQLPASASALGEG; encoded by the coding sequence ATGGGGGAACGTGAGGGCGGGAACATGATCGGCACCGGATCGGCGGACCGGACCGAGGACGAACGGGCGTACACGGAGTACGTCTCCGCGCGGCTGCCCGCGCTCCGTCGCATCGCACATCTCCTCTGCAAGGACCCCCATCGTGCCGACGACATCGTGCAGACCACGCTCACCCGGCTGTACGTCCACTGGCGGCGCGCCCGCGCGGCCGACGACCTGGACCGCTATGTGCACACCATGCTCGTCCGGTGCTTCCTCAACGAGCAGCGGCTCGGCTGGGCGCGGGTGCGGCTGTCGGGGGCCCCGCACGAGACACCGGGTCTGCCACCGGCGGCCGGCGGGCCCGACATCGAAACGCGCGCCGTCGTGCACACGGCGCTGTCACGCATCCCGGCGCGGCAGCGCGCCGTGCTCGTGCTGCGCTTCCTGTGTGATCTCCCGGTGGCAGAGGTGGCCGGGATCCTCGGTTGTTCGGAGGGAAACGTGAAGAGCCAGTCCGCCCGCGGTCTCACACGGCTGCGTGCGCAGCTCGGCGACCAGCTGCCGGCGTCCGCGTCGGCGCTGGGGGAGGGGTAG
- a CDS encoding PTS glucose transporter subunit IIA: MTTVTSPLTGRAVGLAAVPDPVFSGAMVGPGTAVDPLREPSEAVAPLDGVIVSVHPHAFVVLDSAGHGVLTHLGIDTVQLKGEGFEVLVEKGDTVERGQPVIRWNPAAVEAAGKSPISPVIALEATAEALSDMAEDGDVQAGDKLFAWG; this comes from the coding sequence ATGACAACCGTGACGTCGCCGCTCACCGGACGCGCCGTCGGCCTTGCCGCGGTGCCCGACCCCGTGTTCTCGGGGGCCATGGTCGGCCCGGGCACCGCCGTCGACCCGCTGCGCGAGCCCTCGGAGGCCGTCGCGCCCCTGGACGGCGTCATCGTCTCCGTCCACCCGCACGCCTTCGTGGTCCTCGACTCCGCGGGGCACGGCGTGCTCACCCACCTCGGCATCGACACCGTCCAGCTCAAGGGCGAGGGGTTCGAGGTCCTGGTCGAGAAGGGCGACACGGTCGAGCGCGGCCAGCCCGTGATCCGCTGGAACCCGGCCGCGGTCGAGGCGGCGGGCAAGTCCCCGATCAGTCCGGTCATCGCCCTGGAGGCGACCGCGGAGGCCCTGAGCGACATGGCCGAGGACGGCGACGTACAGGCCGGCGACAAGCTGTTCGCATGGGGATGA